Sequence from the Nocardia brasiliensis genome:
CGGCGACCGATTCGCAGGCCTCCCCGCCCCGAGCAACTGCTGATCCAACAACAAAGCGCAACATAGACATTCACACAACACACGGTGCCCGCGTTCACATCGGACGCGGGCACCGTGCTGCAACGAAGCGAAATATCCACCCCGACAACATCATCGGAACCAGGCACGTAGCTCCTGATGAGACAAAACCCACGAACGCAACGCGCCCCCAACGGAGCAAGTCTTACGAGTGCCTCGGTTCGCGGCCGTCTCGTGGCTCAGCGGTCGAAGCGCATGCGCCGCAGGCGCGAGTCTCGACCGCTGAGCCACGAGACAGCAGGGGCCGCGAACCACGCCGCGGCCACGCGGCCAACAATTCAGTGCACGATCACCGGTTCGCCTTCGGACGGTGCGGGCACCGTGTTGGGCATCAGGATCGCGGTGATCACCGCGCCCGCCACGAAGATCGCTGTGGCCCACCAGAAGCTGGTGGTGTAGCTCTCGATCGCGGACTGCGCGATGGTCAGCGGGTCGGGTGTGCGCGAGGACAGGTAGCCGGTCGCGGCGGAGGCGGCGATCGTGCTCAGTAGCGCGGTGCCGATGGAGCCGCCGACCTGCTGGCTGGTGTTGATCATGGCCGAGGCCACTCCGGCGTCTTCATGGTGGACGCCGGCGGTCGCGCCTTGGAACGCGGTGGACATCGCGCCACCGAGGCCGAGGCCGAGCAGGATCAGTGCCGGCAGGATGTGGGTGGCGTAGCCGGTGTCGAGGCCGATCCGGGTCAGCCAGGCCATGCCGCCTGCGGCGATCAGGAAGCCGCCGGACATCACGATCTTCGGACCGATCTTGGGCAGCACCAGCGACGGGACGGTGGTCGATGAGGCGATCATCGCCGCCACCATGGGCAGGAACGCCAGGCCGGTCTTGATCGGCGAGTAGCCCATGCTCAGCTGCATGTAGTAGGTCAGGAACAGGAAGATCGCGAACATGCCGATGCCCATGACGAACACGGTGAGGAACGATCCGCCCCGGGTGCGGTCGAGCACGATCCGCAGCGGCAGCAGCGGGTGTGCCACCCGGCTCTCGATCACGACGAACGCCGCGAGCAGCACCGCGCCGCCGATGAGGAAGGCGAGGGTGACCGGGTTGGTCCAGCTGGTCGACTCGGCGTGCGAGAAGCCGTACACGATGCCGAACAGCGCCGCGGTCACCACGACGGTGCCGGGGATGTCCAGCTTGGGCCGCTCGTTGGTCACGTGCTTGGCCAGCAGCAGTACCGCGCCGACGAGGGCGACGGCGGCGAAGGCGAGGTTGACGAACATCACCCAGCGCCAGTTGGCCCATTCGGTGAGCATGCCGCCGAGCAGCAGACCGATCGCGCCGCCCGCACCGGCGACCGCGCCGAAGATGCCGAAGGCCTTGGCTCGTTCGGCGGGTTCGGTGAAGGTCACCGTGAGCAGCGAGAGCGCGGCGGGTGCCAGCAGCGCACCGAAGACGCCTTGCCCGACGCGGGC
This genomic interval carries:
- a CDS encoding MFS transporter; this translates as MTTTFDRGAPAPAKSDQGRRGSHALRWWVLATLGVAQLMVVLDATVVNIALPAAQQDLGFSDGDRQWVVTGYALAFGSLLLLGGRLSDLFGRRNTFIIGLIGFAGASAIGGAATSFEMLVAARVGQGVFGALLAPAALSLLTVTFTEPAERAKAFGIFGAVAGAGGAIGLLLGGMLTEWANWRWVMFVNLAFAAVALVGAVLLLAKHVTNERPKLDIPGTVVVTAALFGIVYGFSHAESTSWTNPVTLAFLIGGAVLLAAFVVIESRVAHPLLPLRIVLDRTRGGSFLTVFVMGIGMFAIFLFLTYYMQLSMGYSPIKTGLAFLPMVAAMIASSTTVPSLVLPKIGPKIVMSGGFLIAAGGMAWLTRIGLDTGYATHILPALILLGLGLGGAMSTAFQGATAGVHHEDAGVASAMINTSQQVGGSIGTALLSTIAASAATGYLSSRTPDPLTIAQSAIESYTTSFWWATAIFVAGAVITAILMPNTVPAPSEGEPVIVH